A DNA window from Natronogracilivirga saccharolytica contains the following coding sequences:
- a CDS encoding iron ABC transporter substrate-binding protein has product MTGRNSKNNGRFLEMTAAIALLLTFLFVTSTCKNGGRDGGSSSEPARDVTDAREDTSITVRDMAGREITFDRTPERIIGLRAGALRLITWLNASDMVAGIEEPERNADRPYLFAHPELRERPVIGPLMGGDAELLVAARPDVIFMTFATSGQADELQNQTGIPVVVLDYGDFAERRGVLLESLELMGRVLGREERAEELTRFIRSSIRDLKDRTGDVNSGERPRAYVGGISYRGAQGINATEPHYPPFRFAGIDNVAADLDEQLINPIDGTFIDKEQLLMWNPDVLFVDLSSWQVVQPEIRSGTPLYNGLSAIGEGRVYGLLPYNNYAANYEHMLINAWYAGKQLYPGRFDDIDMADKADSVYKAFLGRGVYDQVSGTMNGGLRSLSGEL; this is encoded by the coding sequence ATGACTGGCCGCAATAGCAAAAACAACGGAAGATTTCTGGAAATGACGGCCGCCATTGCGCTCCTGCTCACATTCCTTTTTGTGACATCGACCTGCAAAAACGGTGGGCGCGACGGCGGCAGTTCTTCTGAACCCGCAAGGGACGTCACAGATGCCCGGGAAGATACCTCCATAACCGTTCGCGACATGGCCGGTCGTGAAATCACATTCGACCGTACGCCCGAACGCATCATCGGCCTGCGCGCAGGTGCGCTGCGTTTGATTACCTGGCTGAATGCATCTGATATGGTTGCCGGGATTGAAGAGCCGGAACGCAATGCCGACCGGCCCTATCTGTTCGCCCATCCCGAACTGCGCGAACGTCCGGTCATTGGTCCGCTGATGGGAGGAGATGCCGAGCTGCTGGTTGCAGCCCGCCCGGATGTTATCTTCATGACATTCGCCACTTCAGGACAGGCGGATGAGCTGCAAAATCAAACCGGCATCCCGGTCGTGGTCTTGGATTACGGCGATTTTGCCGAACGCCGCGGCGTGCTTCTGGAGTCGCTGGAACTTATGGGGCGCGTGCTTGGCAGGGAGGAGCGTGCCGAAGAACTTACCCGCTTCATCCGCTCATCCATCCGCGATCTGAAAGACCGCACCGGAGATGTAAACTCCGGTGAACGTCCGCGCGCCTATGTCGGCGGCATATCCTATCGCGGTGCACAGGGCATCAATGCCACCGAGCCTCATTATCCGCCGTTCCGGTTTGCCGGAATCGACAATGTCGCCGCAGATCTCGATGAACAGCTTATCAATCCCATAGACGGCACATTCATAGACAAGGAACAGCTTCTGATGTGGAATCCGGATGTGCTGTTTGTCGATTTATCGAGCTGGCAGGTGGTACAGCCGGAAATCCGGTCCGGCACACCGCTGTATAACGGCCTCTCCGCTATCGGGGAGGGCCGCGTTTACGGTCTGCTGCCCTACAACAACTACGCCGCAAACTACGAGCACATGCTCATCAACGCCTGGTATGCCGGCAAACAACTATACCCCGGGCGGTTCGACGATATTGACATGGCCGATAAAGCGGACTCCGTTTACAAAGCTTTTTTGGGACGGGGGGTGTATGACCAGGTGTCCGGAACCATGAACGGCGGGCTTCGCAGTCTGTCCGGTGAACTGTGA
- the chrA gene encoding chromate efflux transporter has product MNVSAQTGEQEAGPEHPVKRSTFLKDVLICSLGAYGGPEAHYSVFLDQLVARKKYLTENELVELIALCSILPGPTSTQTIIAVGHKTGGPLLAFLTMLVWALPVLTAMTALSFLYQFLAAREISDDILRFIGPMAVGFIIVATFRIGKKVVNDTTTALLLLFGAATTWFLRDPWIFPVVLITGGLISILVSRESDIWNRVRLNPPWRYFIIFAAVAFCALIVAGVSDNRIVQLFEHFYRYGYLVFGGGQVVIPLIHSELVQIREYLSNEEFLTGYGLVQGLPGPMFSFAAYAGGMAARDGTALLQIGGAMAGGIGIFLPGLLLIYFVYPVWEQLKQIHAIRISLKGINAVAGGLIASAAIILMQASGFQPENIIAVVISVILLASGKIPAPLIVVAALVAGVFV; this is encoded by the coding sequence ATGAATGTTTCTGCGCAAACCGGTGAACAAGAAGCAGGACCGGAGCACCCTGTAAAAAGAAGTACCTTTCTGAAGGATGTCCTTATCTGCTCGCTGGGTGCCTACGGCGGGCCTGAAGCGCATTACAGTGTTTTTCTTGATCAGCTGGTAGCCAGGAAAAAATACCTGACCGAAAACGAACTGGTAGAACTTATAGCACTATGCAGCATACTGCCGGGTCCGACCAGTACACAGACCATAATCGCCGTCGGGCACAAAACCGGAGGACCCCTGCTCGCTTTCCTGACAATGCTTGTCTGGGCTTTGCCGGTACTCACTGCAATGACCGCACTTTCCTTTCTTTATCAGTTTCTCGCAGCCCGGGAGATTTCTGATGACATCCTGCGATTCATCGGACCGATGGCCGTTGGATTTATCATTGTTGCAACCTTCCGGATTGGAAAAAAGGTTGTTAACGACACCACCACGGCTCTGCTCCTGTTATTTGGTGCCGCAACAACATGGTTCCTCCGCGATCCCTGGATATTTCCCGTCGTGCTGATCACAGGCGGGCTGATCAGTATTCTTGTTTCCCGGGAATCGGACATCTGGAACCGTGTGCGGCTCAATCCACCATGGAGATACTTTATTATATTTGCAGCAGTGGCTTTTTGCGCTCTGATTGTGGCCGGAGTATCCGATAACCGGATTGTTCAGCTTTTCGAGCATTTTTACCGGTACGGATATCTTGTCTTCGGCGGCGGACAGGTTGTCATTCCCCTGATACATTCCGAACTGGTTCAAATTCGGGAATACCTGTCCAACGAAGAGTTTCTGACCGGTTATGGTCTGGTTCAGGGACTGCCCGGACCGATGTTCAGTTTTGCCGCTTATGCCGGTGGCATGGCGGCTCGTGACGGAACAGCCTTGTTGCAGATCGGGGGAGCCATGGCCGGTGGTATCGGTATCTTCCTGCCGGGTTTGCTTCTGATCTATTTTGTTTATCCCGTATGGGAACAGCTCAAGCAAATTCATGCTATCCGTATTTCTTTGAAAGGGATCAATGCCGTTGCCGGGGGACTCATTGCTTCAGCGGCAATTATCCTGATGCAGGCCAGTGGCTTCCAACCGGAAAACATTATTGCCGTTGTTATCTCTGTCATACTGCTCGCATCCGGCAAGATTCCGGCACCGCTGATTGTCGTTGCAGCACTGGTTGCCGGGGTTTTTGTGTGA
- a CDS encoding DUF302 domain-containing protein — translation MIKNTALFTFSGALFALIFSGIFAFSSTDDHILMEDRSRFDFDTTIEQIEKKVDDAGWGIVNVHDMKSTLAGHGHDVQNIQILELCSSHYAARILELDDERIISPLMPCRIAVYEKSNGNTYISRMDNEAIARSFSGVIEDVMARATSEIEDIITEVIE, via the coding sequence ATGATTAAAAATACAGCATTATTTACATTTTCAGGTGCTCTGTTCGCACTGATTTTCTCCGGTATCTTCGCCTTCAGCTCCACCGATGATCACATCCTGATGGAAGACCGTTCCCGTTTTGACTTCGACACAACCATCGAACAGATTGAAAAGAAAGTGGATGATGCCGGATGGGGTATCGTCAACGTACACGACATGAAATCCACTCTGGCCGGTCACGGTCATGACGTTCAGAATATTCAGATACTGGAACTGTGTTCATCACACTATGCTGCCCGGATCCTTGAGCTCGACGACGAACGGATCATCTCACCCCTGATGCCGTGCCGCATTGCCGTCTACGAAAAAAGCAACGGCAACACTTACATATCCCGGATGGACAATGAGGCAATTGCCCGTTCCTTCAGCGGTGTCATAGAGGATGTCATGGCCAGGGCTACAAGTGAAATAGAGGACATTATTACAGAAGTTATCGAATAA
- a CDS encoding MATE family efflux transporter, giving the protein MSDDKRDAFGTQPLGQLLRKQAVPASAGILVMSIYGIVDTLFVGLWVGSLGIGAITVVLPISFLIASIGMAIGIGGASVISRAFGAGDDEKAYHTFGNQMGMTFTLSVVFMAAGFLFMDSILSLFGGRGDVAEFARTYFGIILLGVPFLAWAMMSNNVIRAEGHPRTAMLIIMIPAVVNIILDPILIVYLDMGLAGAAWATTLSYMCSAVFATWFFLRGKSRMKLRAEYLRPDPTIVREVSSLGAVSFARQGTITLLSLVLNNSLFIYGGEMGLSIYGIINRLLMFANFPVIGITQGFVPICGYNYGARLMKRVRRLTRMAITSAVLISLGIFTIIMTMAPHIVSIFTNNQELIEQTTPALRWVFLGIPLIGINLIGSAYFQAIGKARPALVLALAKQGILLIPLVLMLPLVFGINGIWYAFPLADLGAALITLVFFRYMGKKQEYPVEAKTEAVAGN; this is encoded by the coding sequence TTGAGCGACGATAAGAGGGACGCTTTCGGCACGCAGCCCCTTGGTCAGCTGCTTCGCAAACAGGCGGTACCGGCATCAGCCGGAATCCTGGTGATGTCAATCTATGGTATCGTAGATACATTGTTTGTCGGACTCTGGGTCGGATCGCTCGGCATAGGAGCAATCACCGTGGTACTGCCAATCTCATTCCTGATAGCCAGCATCGGCATGGCAATAGGCATCGGTGGCGCATCGGTCATATCCCGTGCATTCGGCGCCGGTGATGACGAGAAAGCATATCACACTTTCGGCAATCAGATGGGGATGACATTTACCCTTTCAGTGGTCTTCATGGCTGCCGGGTTTCTGTTTATGGATTCCATTCTCAGCTTGTTTGGCGGCCGTGGTGACGTTGCCGAGTTTGCCCGCACGTACTTCGGGATCATCCTGCTGGGTGTTCCCTTTCTGGCGTGGGCGATGATGAGCAATAATGTAATCCGCGCAGAGGGACACCCGCGCACTGCGATGCTGATCATCATGATCCCCGCTGTTGTCAACATCATACTCGATCCGATTCTGATTGTATATCTGGACATGGGTCTTGCCGGGGCTGCCTGGGCAACTACATTGTCCTACATGTGCAGTGCCGTTTTCGCCACCTGGTTTTTTCTCAGGGGAAAGTCCCGGATGAAGCTGCGGGCAGAGTATTTGCGTCCGGATCCAACTATCGTTCGTGAAGTGTCATCACTGGGGGCCGTCTCATTCGCCCGCCAGGGTACCATCACGTTACTGTCGCTGGTTCTGAACAACTCGCTGTTTATCTATGGCGGAGAAATGGGGCTGTCCATATACGGGATCATAAACCGGCTGCTGATGTTTGCAAACTTCCCCGTAATTGGCATCACGCAGGGATTTGTCCCCATTTGCGGATATAACTACGGTGCCCGGCTCATGAAAAGAGTACGCCGGCTGACCCGTATGGCCATAACATCAGCCGTGCTTATATCACTGGGCATATTCACCATCATTATGACAATGGCTCCTCATATCGTCTCCATTTTTACCAACAACCAGGAGCTTATTGAGCAAACAACCCCCGCCCTTCGCTGGGTTTTTCTCGGCATTCCGCTCATAGGCATCAATCTGATCGGCAGTGCCTATTTTCAGGCCATTGGAAAAGCACGTCCGGCACTGGTGCTGGCACTTGCAAAACAGGGCATATTGCTGATTCCGCTCGTTCTGATGCTGCCGCTTGTTTTTGGAATCAATGGCATATGGTACGCGTTTCCGCTTGCAGACCTTGGTGCTGCATTGATTACACTTGTGTTTTTCCGCTACATGGGAAAGAAACAGGAGTATCCGGTCGAAGCAAAAACTGAAGCTGTTGCAGGGAATTAA
- a CDS encoding FecCD family ABC transporter permease has product MNQVIRQYHHHIRKRLLFLALIFLATLLVAVYAMSSGAAGLSWRDVILAVTGRGDTVTEQIVIHIRLPRVLAALLGGLALSVSGAVMQSLLRNPLASPYTLGISGAAAFGAAFGIVFLGSGHIAGGDGEAAIRLFSVFQDRYAVMGSAFIWSLAGTGLILAIARFRGITPEILILAGIAIGSLFSAGLSALQYIATDIELAAIVFWMFGDLGRAGWTDIGMLALILTPIMVFFMFMTWNYKALQSGDEYARSVGVNPDRIRLSGMLAASLATAVVVSYYGIIAFVGLVVPHIVRRIIGGDESFLIPATAVFGGMFLLLSDTVARTLFSPVILPVGILTSFIGAPLFLFLLIRGVGRGYWT; this is encoded by the coding sequence ATGAACCAGGTCATCCGCCAATATCATCATCATATCCGCAAGCGACTGCTGTTTCTGGCATTGATCTTCCTGGCGACACTGCTTGTCGCTGTCTATGCCATGTCCAGCGGTGCTGCGGGACTGTCATGGCGCGATGTGATCCTGGCCGTAACCGGACGCGGTGATACCGTCACGGAACAGATTGTTATACATATCCGGCTTCCGAGGGTGCTGGCAGCACTGCTTGGCGGACTCGCACTATCGGTTTCAGGAGCTGTGATGCAGAGCCTGCTGCGAAACCCGCTGGCCTCACCCTACACGCTCGGGATATCGGGCGCCGCCGCTTTCGGAGCCGCTTTCGGCATCGTCTTCCTGGGTTCCGGACACATTGCCGGCGGTGACGGAGAAGCAGCCATTCGTCTTTTTTCGGTATTTCAGGATCGCTACGCGGTGATGGGTTCGGCGTTTATATGGAGTCTGGCAGGTACCGGTCTGATCCTGGCCATTGCCAGATTCCGCGGGATTACCCCGGAAATCCTGATCCTGGCCGGCATCGCAATCGGATCGCTGTTCAGCGCCGGATTATCGGCCCTGCAGTACATCGCCACGGATATCGAACTCGCCGCTATCGTTTTCTGGATGTTCGGCGACCTGGGTCGTGCCGGCTGGACCGACATCGGCATGCTTGCGCTGATCCTCACGCCCATAATGGTTTTCTTCATGTTTATGACCTGGAATTACAAGGCGCTGCAATCCGGGGACGAATATGCACGCAGTGTTGGCGTAAATCCGGACCGTATCCGGCTGAGCGGAATGCTTGCCGCTTCCCTGGCCACAGCTGTTGTGGTCAGCTATTACGGGATAATTGCGTTTGTAGGACTGGTGGTTCCGCACATTGTCCGGCGTATAATCGGCGGGGACGAATCGTTTCTCATTCCGGCCACCGCAGTTTTCGGAGGCATGTTTTTGCTGCTTTCCGATACGGTGGCACGCACCCTTTTCTCCCCGGTCATCCTGCCCGTCGGCATTCTGACATCGTTCATTGGCGCACCGCTGTTCCTGTTTCTGCTGATCAGGGGGGTCGGACGGGGTTACTGGACCTGA
- a CDS encoding TrmO family methyltransferase domain-containing protein has translation MNTTSCTFTPVGVIRNEATDVDRAYEYKHKTSRIILNDEMTAGLHGLEQHQYIDIIFFFHQSRSREPDGAFASRSPVRPNPIGITTVQLERREGNTLYVTGLDAVDNTPVLDIKAPDTSLLDAAGPVHESIRKKQPRRAIRKQIMANDTRSLLMTAAAMHGHYCPGLAMGVMAATHAMRHLRDENGPESDGLEDLLAIVETNNCFADGVQIVTGCSLGNNGLIFRDVGKTAFTLADRSGNGLRIISRPESRDYIRSSFPGFEELYEQVIKNKDRSEEAVAAYKQSGTERSFGTLELDFDTLFDTKRVTVTVPDYAPSHHSEKCHHCGEDVMATRTVRVPANAGSGGSESKPETSAGTPSAAAPQPVNSHNNAAILCFDCARVRPGTLDGGGIRLENQT, from the coding sequence ATGAACACAACTTCCTGCACTTTTACTCCCGTCGGTGTCATCCGGAATGAGGCAACCGATGTTGACAGGGCTTATGAATACAAGCACAAAACCAGCCGAATCATCCTGAATGACGAAATGACCGCAGGTCTGCACGGACTGGAGCAGCATCAATACATTGACATCATTTTTTTCTTTCATCAATCCCGCAGCCGGGAACCTGACGGCGCGTTTGCCAGCCGGTCGCCCGTCCGTCCCAATCCTATCGGCATCACCACAGTACAGCTGGAACGCCGTGAGGGCAACACTCTTTATGTTACCGGTCTCGATGCAGTTGACAATACACCGGTGCTGGACATCAAGGCGCCTGACACCTCTCTGCTGGATGCTGCCGGACCGGTTCACGAGTCCATCCGGAAGAAACAGCCACGCCGGGCGATCCGCAAACAGATCATGGCCAATGACACCCGGTCACTGCTCATGACTGCTGCAGCCATGCACGGACATTACTGTCCCGGGCTGGCCATGGGAGTTATGGCGGCCACACATGCCATGCGTCATCTGCGCGATGAAAACGGGCCGGAATCCGACGGGCTGGAAGACCTGCTCGCCATCGTCGAAACCAATAATTGTTTTGCCGATGGTGTACAGATAGTTACCGGATGTTCTCTCGGAAACAACGGACTCATTTTCCGGGATGTCGGCAAAACCGCCTTTACGCTGGCTGACCGAAGCGGCAATGGCCTGCGGATCATCTCGCGGCCGGAGTCCCGCGATTACATCCGGTCTTCCTTTCCCGGATTCGAGGAGCTCTATGAGCAGGTGATTAAAAATAAGGATCGTTCTGAAGAAGCAGTTGCGGCCTACAAGCAAAGTGGCACAGAACGCTCCTTCGGCACCCTGGAACTTGATTTTGACACGTTGTTTGATACGAAAAGGGTAACCGTGACGGTGCCGGATTATGCACCGTCGCATCACAGCGAAAAGTGCCATCACTGTGGTGAAGATGTCATGGCGACCCGTACCGTCCGTGTACCAGCGAATGCCGGATCAGGGGGTTCTGAATCAAAACCGGAGACATCCGCAGGAACACCATCCGCCGCAGCCCCGCAACCGGTAAATTCTCACAACAACGCTGCCATTCTTTGCTTTGACTGCGCCCGTGTTCGTCCCGGAACGCTGGACGGCGGCGGCATCCGTCTGGAAAACCAAACATGA
- a CDS encoding ABC transporter ATP-binding protein: MRITLEHITFQYEKGIPVLQDIATNFEDGEFAALVGPNGSGKSTLIKCLNGIQVPQKGSVILGDRTLQDIRPRERAGMIAYVPQTEQKMVPARVFDAVLLGRKPHIHWKPGQHDLQVTSRILHDLNLEHIADRDITKLSGGQQQRVFIARALAQEPKILLLDEPTANLDLRYQMEVLELLESLARSGITIIMAIHDINTAAMYSSRILMMKEGRLFADGGPDIITENNIRKLYGVQVQVRRDDKYIWVLPRREIPASQHSNHTNN, translated from the coding sequence ATGCGCATCACACTTGAACATATCACGTTTCAATACGAGAAAGGGATACCGGTACTGCAGGATATTGCCACGAACTTTGAAGACGGCGAATTTGCGGCGCTGGTGGGCCCGAACGGCTCCGGAAAAAGTACACTGATAAAGTGTCTTAACGGAATTCAGGTACCGCAAAAGGGAAGTGTCATACTCGGCGATCGCACACTGCAGGATATCCGTCCCCGTGAACGGGCCGGGATGATCGCCTATGTTCCGCAAACAGAGCAAAAAATGGTACCGGCACGGGTTTTTGATGCGGTGCTTCTCGGGCGCAAACCTCACATCCACTGGAAACCCGGTCAGCACGATCTGCAGGTAACCTCCCGCATTCTGCACGACTTGAACCTTGAACATATTGCCGATCGCGACATCACCAAACTGAGTGGCGGACAGCAGCAGCGGGTTTTCATCGCACGAGCACTGGCTCAGGAACCCAAAATCCTTCTGCTTGATGAACCCACAGCCAACCTCGACCTCAGATACCAGATGGAGGTGCTGGAGCTTCTGGAGTCACTGGCCCGGAGCGGTATAACCATCATCATGGCGATTCACGATATTAATACCGCCGCAATGTACAGCTCCCGGATTCTCATGATGAAAGAGGGGCGCCTTTTTGCCGATGGCGGACCGGATATAATTACCGAAAACAACATCCGGAAACTGTACGGAGTGCAGGTGCAGGTGCGTCGTGATGACAAATACATCTGGGTTCTGCCCCGGCGGGAGATACCTGCTTCACAGCACTCAAACCATACCAATAATTAA
- a CDS encoding TonB-dependent receptor plug domain-containing protein — MIRTILKSSVPAIIPVMLSAFAFSGSLSASPGNATAETDRIDTLFHKFLDIEITATKTARPARSVPARVDVLSSRDWDLTPARGLDDKLRTVSGVNVNSSMGMFTMRPRVSIRGISADEQSRTLVLLDGMPVNTSDSGGVNWNSISTRTIEQVEVFKGPGSSLYGSNAMSGVINIVTRTPEEPLAASAAVSYGTFNTSKSSLTLSGRPSDSFDFRISGFFNYSDGYNTTPDSLRSEPGYEYSVPRFLREGGVQGRATYRAGSLLELDAGLDIYRDKRGEGTEIQAPDGMHRNFDMTRMRLQARGERADLGYRLNVFFQREDYFRISERMRGDNYERFDVDSDRDDMGLTLDLFHQTGTIPSLTGNANHELTAGFDVRRGSIDGGDFYQTSPDQVVNRGTMRFLAGYVQDEISMRDETMHLQLGLRYDHVSFYDGYFWADGDEVSDFAGWNGELDEHTWSTFSPRIAIRFSPQPNASSYLSYGRGFRASVLDDLTRTGWSRVGPKIANPRLGPETVDTWETGGEWRPHWRWQLAPSLFYSYGRDFLYYVATGDRLWENGPMIHQRQNVSAVQVAGAEFDVNWIAGERLHLSANYGYNHTRILSFPEREDLEGNRLTYSPEHQIKGRLQWRGAPAKFGLSALYKSRQYTSDDNTASLDSYVTFDLMVARDIGYGVSASLEVLDIADNRRMETTEDMSPGRMLNLTLSYDWPQ, encoded by the coding sequence ATGATACGTACGATACTGAAGTCTTCTGTGCCTGCCATAATCCCGGTGATGCTGTCTGCTTTCGCCTTTTCCGGTTCCCTGTCAGCCAGTCCGGGTAATGCAACAGCCGAAACAGATCGCATCGACACGCTTTTTCACAAATTTCTTGACATCGAAATCACCGCAACAAAAACAGCCCGCCCGGCACGCAGTGTGCCGGCGAGGGTTGATGTGCTGTCGTCACGTGACTGGGATCTGACACCCGCCCGGGGCCTCGATGACAAGCTCCGTACCGTTTCCGGTGTCAATGTCAACAGTTCCATGGGTATGTTTACCATGCGCCCGCGCGTCAGCATACGCGGCATCTCCGCCGATGAGCAAAGCCGCACACTGGTGCTGCTGGACGGCATGCCGGTAAACACCTCGGATTCCGGAGGAGTCAACTGGAACAGCATCAGTACCCGGACCATCGAGCAGGTCGAGGTGTTCAAAGGCCCCGGTTCGTCTCTTTACGGAAGCAATGCCATGAGCGGTGTGATCAACATTGTCACAAGAACTCCGGAGGAGCCGCTTGCCGCATCCGCCGCTGTATCGTACGGAACGTTCAACACCTCTAAAAGCAGCCTCACGCTTTCCGGACGCCCATCCGATTCGTTCGATTTCCGCATCAGCGGTTTCTTCAATTACAGTGACGGCTACAACACCACCCCGGACTCCCTTCGGTCCGAACCGGGCTACGAATACAGTGTCCCCCGATTCCTGCGGGAAGGCGGCGTTCAGGGACGGGCCACCTACCGGGCCGGTAGTCTTCTTGAACTGGATGCCGGGCTGGATATTTACCGCGACAAGCGTGGCGAGGGCACGGAAATTCAGGCTCCGGACGGAATGCATCGCAATTTTGACATGACACGCATGAGGCTGCAGGCCAGGGGAGAGCGCGCCGATCTCGGCTACCGGCTCAACGTATTTTTCCAGCGTGAGGACTATTTCCGGATCAGCGAGCGCATGCGCGGCGATAACTATGAGCGGTTTGATGTCGACTCGGACCGGGATGACATGGGCCTGACGCTCGATCTGTTCCATCAGACCGGAACGATCCCGTCGCTTACCGGGAACGCAAATCATGAACTCACGGCAGGATTCGATGTCCGGCGCGGCTCTATTGACGGCGGAGATTTTTATCAGACCTCGCCTGACCAGGTCGTCAACCGGGGAACCATGCGATTTCTGGCCGGATACGTGCAGGACGAAATTTCCATGCGCGACGAAACGATGCACTTGCAGCTCGGACTCCGGTACGATCACGTCAGCTTTTACGACGGATATTTTTGGGCGGATGGTGATGAGGTCAGCGATTTTGCCGGTTGGAACGGCGAGCTGGATGAGCACACCTGGTCCACGTTCAGTCCCCGCATTGCTATTCGCTTTTCACCACAACCGAATGCTTCTTCTTATTTGTCATACGGAAGGGGATTCCGCGCCTCGGTACTGGATGACCTGACCCGAACCGGCTGGAGCCGTGTCGGTCCGAAAATTGCCAATCCCCGCCTCGGACCCGAGACCGTCGATACCTGGGAAACCGGCGGCGAATGGCGCCCCCACTGGCGCTGGCAGCTGGCGCCTTCGCTGTTCTACTCCTATGGCCGTGATTTTCTCTATTACGTCGCCACAGGTGACCGGTTATGGGAAAACGGTCCGATGATTCATCAGCGCCAGAATGTCTCCGCAGTGCAGGTTGCCGGAGCCGAATTCGACGTTAACTGGATTGCCGGGGAGCGCCTGCATCTGAGTGCCAACTACGGCTACAATCACACGCGTATCCTGTCCTTTCCCGAGCGCGAAGACCTTGAAGGCAACAGGCTGACCTATTCGCCCGAACATCAGATCAAAGGCCGCCTCCAGTGGCGGGGCGCCCCTGCAAAGTTCGGACTTTCCGCCCTGTACAAAAGCCGGCAGTACACATCCGATGACAACACGGCATCACTTGACAGCTATGTTACATTTGATCTGATGGTGGCCCGCGATATCGGTTACGGAGTTTCGGCGTCACTGGAGGTTCTTGATATCGCTGATAACCGCCGCATGGAAACAACCGAGGACATGTCTCCGGGCCGCATGCTGAACCTGACGCTAAGTTATGACTGGCCGCAATAG